Proteins co-encoded in one bacterium genomic window:
- a CDS encoding acetate kinase, with protein sequence MRNVLVINCGSSSLKYQLLDMTGETVLASGLVERIGLDPGVHTYKRPGAEDRREETAIADHARGIELVLDALVSPDHGVVRSMAEVSAVGHRVVHAGERYSGSVLIDADVLDALRACVPLAPLHNPANITGIEAARQVMPDVPMVGVFDTAFHQTMPDRAYIYPIPYELYEEHGIRRYGFHGTSHRYVTLRAARILERDVADLNLITCHLGNGASMAAVRGGESIDTSMGLTPLEGLMMGTRSGDIDPALVGFLARLLDTDLAAIEQMLNKQSGMLGISGISSDLRDVEREYANGNDRARLALEVYAYHIRKYIGAYAVALGRVDAIVFTAGVGEHASLVREWACRGLDAIGAILDPFKNATRHDEAIISKMSSRVKIMIVPTNEELMIARDTRDLVFGA encoded by the coding sequence ATGCGCAACGTCCTGGTCATCAACTGCGGCAGCAGCTCGCTCAAGTACCAGCTGCTGGACATGACGGGCGAGACCGTCCTGGCCAGCGGGCTGGTCGAGCGGATCGGGCTCGATCCGGGCGTGCACACCTACAAGCGTCCGGGCGCCGAGGACCGGCGCGAGGAGACCGCCATCGCGGACCACGCCCGCGGCATCGAGCTCGTGCTCGACGCCCTGGTCTCGCCCGATCACGGCGTGGTGCGGTCGATGGCCGAGGTGAGCGCCGTCGGCCACCGGGTGGTGCACGCCGGCGAGCGCTACAGCGGCTCGGTGCTCATCGACGCGGACGTGCTCGACGCCCTGCGCGCGTGCGTGCCCCTGGCGCCGCTGCACAACCCGGCCAACATCACGGGCATCGAGGCCGCCCGGCAGGTGATGCCGGACGTGCCCATGGTCGGCGTCTTCGACACGGCCTTCCACCAGACCATGCCCGACCGGGCCTACATCTACCCCATCCCCTACGAGCTCTACGAGGAGCACGGGATCCGGCGCTACGGCTTCCACGGCACGAGCCACCGCTACGTGACGCTGCGCGCGGCGCGGATCCTCGAGCGCGACGTGGCCGACCTGAACCTCATCACCTGCCACCTGGGCAACGGCGCCTCGATGGCGGCGGTGCGCGGGGGCGAGAGCATCGACACGAGCATGGGCCTGACGCCGCTGGAAGGCCTGATGATGGGGACGCGCTCGGGCGACATCGACCCGGCGCTGGTCGGCTTCCTGGCGCGCCTGCTGGACACCGACCTGGCCGCCATCGAGCAGATGCTCAACAAGCAGAGCGGCATGCTCGGCATCAGCGGCATCAGCAGCGACCTGCGCGACGTCGAGCGCGAGTACGCCAACGGCAACGACCGCGCCCGCCTCGCCCTCGAGGTGTACGCCTACCACATCCGCAAGTACATCGGGGCCTACGCCGTGGCCCTCGGCCGGGTCGACGCCATCGTCTTCACCGCGGGCGTCGGCGAGCACGCCTCGCTGGTGCGCGAATGGGCCTGCCGCGGGCTCGACGCCATCGGGGCGATCCTCGACCCGTTCAAGAACGCCACCCGGCACGACGAGGCCATCATCTCCAAGATGAGCTCCCGGGTGAAGATCATGATCGTGCCCACCAACGAGGAACTGATGATCGCCCGGGACACGCGCGATCTCGTCTTCGGCGCCTGA
- a CDS encoding PhzF family phenazine biosynthesis protein, whose amino-acid sequence MAIIPFHIVDAFADQAFAGIPAAIIPNASNLDPERMFRIAEELAMEAGFVLPPTRPGADVRLRFQTPNGEVRFSGHVAVAAFASMCDRGFYRPTPGGVAVTLETAAGLLPVLLRCGDEGAARITVGLPAPRFGEPVPASEVAAALEVPPEFLWAGSREPQRVGCGFDQIVVPVADRGIFRGVDRRAPGIARLLDRRGAGGLTLVCTATRDAEVDLECRCFHTHPGHAEDIGSGTGAGAAAAYMVAAAGTDAGRTTLVCGQGRAVGRPNRVEVTVTAGPSGPEAVEITASGAVVMRGSFQVRPAVLAASGR is encoded by the coding sequence ATGGCCATCATACCCTTCCACATCGTCGATGCCTTCGCCGACCAGGCCTTCGCCGGCATCCCCGCCGCGATCATTCCCAACGCCTCGAACCTCGACCCCGAACGGATGTTCCGGATCGCCGAGGAGCTCGCCATGGAGGCCGGCTTCGTGCTGCCGCCCACGCGGCCCGGCGCCGACGTTCGCCTGCGCTTCCAGACCCCCAACGGCGAGGTCCGGTTCTCGGGTCACGTCGCCGTGGCGGCCTTCGCGTCCATGTGCGACCGGGGGTTCTACCGGCCCACGCCCGGGGGCGTGGCCGTGACGCTGGAGACCGCCGCCGGACTGCTGCCGGTGCTCCTGCGCTGCGGCGACGAAGGTGCGGCCCGCATCACCGTCGGCCTGCCGGCGCCGCGCTTCGGCGAGCCGGTGCCGGCCAGCGAGGTCGCGGCGGCCCTCGAGGTGCCGCCGGAATTCCTCTGGGCGGGATCGCGGGAGCCCCAGCGGGTCGGCTGCGGGTTCGACCAGATCGTGGTGCCCGTGGCCGACCGGGGGATCTTCCGCGGCGTCGACCGTCGCGCGCCCGGCATCGCGCGTCTGCTCGACCGGCGCGGCGCCGGCGGCCTGACCCTGGTCTGCACCGCGACCCGCGACGCCGAGGTCGACCTCGAGTGCCGCTGCTTCCACACCCACCCGGGGCACGCCGAGGACATCGGCAGCGGCACCGGCGCCGGGGCGGCGGCGGCGTACATGGTGGCGGCGGCCGGCACCGACGCGGGCCGCACGACCCTCGTCTGCGGGCAGGGCCGGGCGGTCGGTCGGCCCAACCGGGTCGAGGTGACGGTCACGGCGGGGCCGTCGGGGCCCGAAGCCGTCGAGATCACGGCCAGCGGCGCCGTCGTCATGCGCGGGTCGTTCCAGGTGCGTCCGGCCGTCCTCGCGGCATCCGGCCGCTGA